aaagtatttaaatatgCTTTAACCTGTAAATCTAAATGAATCTAATTGTGAAAACGGGACGAACAATCATAGACTGGCTGGATCCAGACTGTCTGGATGTTTACACTGTCTTAATGGGTAACAGTTGCATGTGAATGGTTTTAAATTAGGTGTAATATCGCCATCTAGGGGGAAAAGGGACTGGCGCCACAAAGTCTACAAGCCACTCTGACGCAACACTAGTTTCTCTGACAAGTTTCTAAGAAATCTAAAATTACTTACACTCCTCCAAGCCCAACTGATATGCCAGATTCTGCAGGCCCTTCACCTTCTCCATCAGATTTGCTGTGGTCAAACTCCCCAATTCTAATAGAAAGATAAAGGATTTATTGCAGTACGTCATCACAATTTAATCAAAAACGTTGAACTTTTCCAAAATCCGCATTGCTCCATTGAGATGTAATCAGAAGTAGGCCCCTTAATTTATGAAGGCATCAGCAAGAGTAGCATGGATCCAAAACAtggatttaaaatcaaaataacacattttgcCTCAAGAGAGTAAATATGTATTTGTCTGACTACATTAAAAAGGGACCAGACCTTTCAACATCTCAATATCTTCTGACTCCAGTTCAGCCATCCATTTGGGTGGAGAATTTGTGATGGGCtggataaaatacaaaaaaaaatgtaattcattcaaACTTGAGAAAGATATTGCTTAAAATTGGTATTTTACtcacatttttgaaggatgctgCAAATTCTGAGACAC
This Myxocyprinus asiaticus isolate MX2 ecotype Aquarium Trade chromosome 20, UBuf_Myxa_2, whole genome shotgun sequence DNA region includes the following protein-coding sequences:
- the lin52 gene encoding protein lin-52 homolog, with amino-acid sequence MASPNGGEDFESSLLSFEKLDRASPDLWPEQLPGVSEFAASFKNPITNSPPKWMAELESEDIEMLKELGSLTTANLMEKVKGLQNLAYQLGLEESREMTRGKFLNILERPKK